One genomic region from Phragmites australis chromosome 1, lpPhrAust1.1, whole genome shotgun sequence encodes:
- the LOC133927941 gene encoding uncharacterized protein LOC133927941 isoform X1: MATPSYASVKCLNTSSSSRKRFMFKRFSQRVEEIDIDVYRSLHAVKAEPSGGSSFFLDTLVEWRELNTAEDFISLYEEMMPLVQTLPQIVLHREKLFSALQQRVNMSARLSLEPILMLIAALSRDILEDFLPFLGRYANAILALLKDGGDRDPEILEQVFTSWSYIMMYMQKYLVKDVVQILRITATLRYFSKDYVREFMAESVSFLLRNAPNNQLTHGLMKVLLEAVKKSSPIRIDGVTALLWNVMKGTSTKLHSRAEKVLKFLLSKSTFTTIHDKFPDGSSTIHEVMTGLIQRLCDEVDLNELPLIYTCLFEEINSCIKDGCLEHLKCLIDFLTFSLQNNQSDVFDKVKMLKLAELLVSTYVLPGSNIAEASSSKVLESILDFLLCVLDVPVISGNLSIVSPFYAPVFKLTNSSMIIFMRKLLAKASHIIHHFENQILSAMDNFLGSSPEEVLFILLNFFKGSKKQIILHSTDGNHPDPGEKVSKFVESKFSFWIELLDDIVNGSSSQVSEKEAAILWGYICLYPNMNGVHRDSLSLLKKLICNLDRILEVGEENMSGLPKTTWRSLLGAALSSYHELLLVNTSRNSELNLFISLAKRHSTCPQVLSAVAEYLDSVQGRVASLEVTEEFDPQNLLDLFSIFAVNLSSPNKDVRILTLRILSYFVKMDKRLGTNEERPHKRQRTEDSGEETVTKYTNVVDTLLAVESTPISVSTCRKIAIFISRIQMNLSSKMVLDDYIPPLLHGIIGILYNRFSDLWPPTLDCLAVLIRKHKELVWSQFVQFIAIHQSKGLTLKNQEKLEAATQPQSIFDCFSLYLAMDFDCTPVETIATLLLQSLQRIPDVAESRSRNLIPLFLNFMGYDDGDVISADSYVSDKCKGKQWKMILKEWLNMLTLMHNARSLYQSKILQEVLTKRVLDDSDPDIQAKALDCLLNWKDEFLTPYSQNLKNLVDVKTLREELTTWAVSHDSLSIQKDHRSRVVPLVIRVLTPKARKLKLLGSRKHTGVSHRKAILRFLLQFDSNELQLFFSLLLKSLIPGNLQLKMFGSQSDNLLRNISDIVGASAEICIENFTWKKANGFLHLVEEIFGTFDMAHISPFLNGLLIIVARLLESCMHNLRIENYEKYHCKQSSDLDNDCSMNLEVDNSTNVKECPKEMPVVDHTEASASIKQLKDLRSLCIRIVSSALSHYESHDFGENFWNTFFASVKPLIDCFTQEASSSEKPSSLFSCFMAMSRSPTLAPLLGVNNLVPAIFSILTVKTASGSITSYALEFIENLLRLDIDLEQQDDHSMKKILVPHMDVLLHSLHDFVNHRKELHRRSGTWLGQRELRLFKLLLNYITDASAAERVIDLILPFFSKKDLNSDECLEALRVVRGIIPNLRCGVSHKILSALNPLLATVGLELRLCICDIYDGLSLHESSMSSLARLMQDLNAVSTSELGEVDYDTRLDAYDKVKPHLFLGMKEEYVGAVLSHCVYDMSSEELIFRQSASRALQSFLDFSASVMNNESKYSIETADIKPGENDTRDICTKGCIQQILEKTYLHNMGVAMTKDISIQKEWIILLREMVYNFNHVASLTSFRPLCREDLEEDFFHNITHLQAGKRSKALSLFRQGIKEHNFSEDITMKVFIPLFFNMFSDVKAGKGEQVRDVCLDTLSSVAAKVQWEHYRTILMRCFRELSLKPDKQKIILRLICAVLDAFHFMKPANDISRNSDAMNEDSDSSLTFSSTTVSADKQHYLQKVVFPQVQKLLGADPEKVNVNINLVALKILKLLPVHYFESQLSSIIHRICNFLKNRLESIRDEARAALAASLKELGIGYLQFVVKILRAILKRGFELHVLGYTLHYLLSKTITADMNGRLDYCLEDLLAVVYSDLLGDVAEQKEVEKLASKMKETKKRMSFETLKLIAQSITFQTHNLKLISPSYLQKRLTPKLKTKLELMLHNIALGIECNPSTETSNLFIFVYRLIEDTITGSESECKANMESGPGQVNTLKRNFPGLGESGAQNSHILTKFALALLRCRLKSIKLEKGDEQLLSMLDPFVNLLRKCLNSKYESVLSVAFRCLALLVKLPLPSLRDNANPIKNVLMDIAQRAGNANSHLVTSCLKLLADLLRWFRISLSGDQLQMIVHFPMFVDLRTNPSPVALSLLKAIVRRKLVSHEIYDIVVKIGELMVTTLTESIRQQCIQILLQFFLNYPLSEKRLQQHIDFFLANLSYEHPSGREAVLEMLHDILTRFPQRIIDDQGQTFFLHLVVALANEQHQNVSPMILRAIQKLLGRIGDQGKSSIFEYSLSWYTGEKQSLWSASAQVIGLLLCDRTLQTGKHLKSIVAVAKKIMESSVIASGVIQLDVTDETVLPLWKEAYHSVAMMERLLLRFPELYFEQNMEEIWIIVCKLLIHPHSMLRNLSSSLVASYFSTVERRKREEKLDVKLCLLVQPSRLFIIAVSFLKQLRTELSDATANNLIVQNLAYSVCNLHMLIRRSTSSHQFWSSFSSSDRGVFLEGFELLGSSKAKNTFLLCTSTSTDLAGSSLDRSEEPTSLLVSSVLKRMGKIAMQMQDTQMKIVFNCFSMISSALGSEESLTYAIHLLAPLYKVSEGFAGKVISDEVKQLAEGVRDKLRDRIGVEKFVEAYNSVRKGLKQKRESRKQAQKIIAAVDPARHAKRKLRAAAKHQEHKRRKIMAMKMGRWMR, encoded by the exons atggcgacccCGTCGTACGCGTCGGTGAAGTGCCTCAACACGTCCTCCTCCAGCCGCAAGCGCTTCATG tTCAAGAGATTCTCTCAGCGGGTTGAGGAGatcgatatcgatgtgtaccgcAGCCTCCACGCGGTGAAGGCGGAGCCCTCCGGTGGCtcatccttcttcctcgacacCCTCGTGGAGTGGAGG GAGCTCAATACTGCAGAGGACTTCATCTCACTTTATGAGGAGATGATGCCACTGGTACAGACGCTACCTCAAATTGTATTGCACCGTGAAAAACTCTTTTCTGCGCTTCAACAAAGAGTAAACATGAGTGCGAGGTTGTCCCTGGAGCCAATACTCAT GTTGATTGCTGCTCTCTCCAGGGACATTCTTGAAGATTTTTTGCC TTTTTTAGGAAGATATGCTAATGCCATTTTAGCTCTCCTTAAGGATGGAGGTGATCGTGACCCTGAAATTCTGGAGCAG GTTTTCACATCTTGGTCATATATAATGATGTACATGCAAAAGTATCTAGTGAAAGATGTTGTCCAAATTCTCAG GATCACAGCTACACTGAGATATTTCTCAAAGGATTATGTCAGAGAATTTATGGCTGAATCTGTTTCATTTTTGCTGAGGAATGCTCCTAATAATcagctaacacatg GTTTAATGAAAGTTCTACTTGAGGCTGTTAAAAAATCATCACCTATACGGATAGACGGGGTGACTGCTTTGCTCTGGAATGTCATGAAAGGAACTTCCACAAAGCTTCACTCAAGAGCTGAGAAAGTCTTGAAGTTCTTGTTGAGCAAGTCAACGTTTACCACTATCCATGATAAATTCCCTGATG GGTCTTCTACTATTCATGAGGTCATGACTGGGTTGATCCAGAGATTATGCGATGAAGTGGATCTAAATGAGCTGCCATTGATATATACTTGTTTATTTGAAGAAATCAACAGCTGTATTAAGGATGGCTGCCTGGAGCATCTGAAGTGCTTGATTGATTTTCTTACATTTTCTTTACAGAACAACCAGAGTGACGTGTTCG ATAAAGTTAAGATGCTTAAACTTGCCGAATTGCTGGTCAGTACATACGTGTTGCCTGGTAGCAACATAGCAGAAGCTTCTTCATCCAAGGTTCTTGAAAGTATTTTGGACTTTCTCCTTTGTGTTCTGGATGTTCCAGTCATTTCTGGCAATTTATCCATCGTATCACCCTTCTATGCTCCAGTGTTTAAGCTAACAAATTCGAG TATGATTATCTTTATGAGGAAACTGTTGGCAAAAGCTTCACACATCATACATCATTTCGAAAATCAGATATTGAG TGCAATGGACAATTTTCTTGGGAGTTCACCAGAGGAAGTTCTCTTTATCCTTCTGAATTTCTTTAAAGGGTCAAAGAAGCAAATAATTCTTCATAGCACTGATGGAAATCATCCAGATCCAGGGGAGAAAGTGAGCAAGTTCGTCGAATCAAAATTCTCTTTCTGGATAGAGTTATTAGATGATATAGTCAATGGTTCTAGTAGTCAGGTCAGCGAAAAGGAAGCTGCTATACTATGGGGATATATTTGCTTGTATCCTAACATGAATGGTGTACATCGAGATAGCTTGTCACTGCTGAAGAAGTTAATCTGCAACCTTGATCGTATACTTGAAGTGGGCGAAG AGAACATGAGCGGTCTTCCAAAGACTACCTGGAGAAGTTTACTTGGTGCAGCATTATCATCATATCATGAACTATTGCTGGTTAACACTAGTAGAAATTCAGAATTAAATCTTTTCATATCGCTCGCCAAGAGGCACAGTACATGCCCTCAAGTACTGTCTGCTGTAGCCGAATATTTGGATTCCGTGCAAGG CAGAGTAGCATCCCTGGAAGTGACAGAAGAATTTGATCCACAAAATCTTTTGGATCTGTTCTCTATCTTTGCTGTTAACTTGAGCAGTCCAAACAAGGATGTTCGGATTTTAACATTGAGGATTCTATCCTATTTTGTGAAGATGGATAAACGTCTAGGGACAAATGAGGAGCGACCACACAAGAGACAAAGAACCGAAGATTCCGGAGAGGAAACTGTTACTAAATACACTAAT GTTGTGGATACCCTTCTTGCTGTTGAGTCAACTCCAATTTCAGTATCTACTTGCCGAAAAATTGCTATCTTCATTTCTCGAATACAAATGAATCTATCTTCCAAGATGGTTCTTGACGATTACATACCTCCTCTCTTACATGGGATTATTGGCATATTATACAATAGATTTAGTGATCTGTGGCCACCAACACTGGATTGTCTTGCTGTACTCATTAGGAAACACAAGGAGCTTGTCTGGAGTCAGTTTGTTCAGTTTATTGCAATTCACCAATCAAAAGGTCTGACTCTGAAAAATCAGGAGAAGCTGGAAGCTGCAACCCAACCACAGT CTATTTTTGACTGCTTCAGCTTGTATCTTGCTATGGACTTTGATTGCACACCTGTTGAGACCATTGCTACCTTGTTGCTTCAATCCCTCCAGAGGATACCTGATGTTGCTGAGTCCCGCTCTCGAAATCTTATACCTTTATTTCTAAATTTTATGGGCTATGATGATGGCGATGTCATTAG TGCTGATTCATATGTGTCTGATAAATGTAAAGGCAAACAGTGGAAAATGATCTTGAAAGAATGGTTGAACATGTTGACATTAATGCACAATGCTCGATCCTTATATCAGAGCAAGATTCTCCAGGAAGTACTAACTAAAAG GGTTCTTGATGACAGTGATCCTGACATACAAGCAAAAGCATTGGATTGCCTTCTGAACTGGAAGGATGAATTCCTGACCCCTTACAGTCAAAACCTTAAAAATCTTGTCGATGTAAAAACTCTTCGTGAAGAGCTCACCACATGGGCAGTTTCACATGACTCCTTGTCAATTCAGAAAGATCACAGAAGTCGTGTTGTTCCTCTGGTTATCCGTGTGTTGACACCTAAAGCAAGGAAGTTAAAGCTACTTGGTTCTCGAAAG CACACAGGTGTTAGTCATCGAAAGGCAATTCTTCGTTTCCTTTTGCAGTTTGATTCAAATGAACTTCAGCTCTTTTTCTCGTTACTTCTGAAGTCCTTGATCCCTGGAAACCTCCAACTTAAAATGTTTGGTTCTCAGTCTGACAACTTACTTAGAAATATTTCTGACATTGTTGGAGCTTCAGCTGAAATTTGTATAGAGAACTTTACATGGAAAAAGGCTAATGGTTTTCTTCATTTGGTTGAAGAAATATTTGGTACTTTTGATATGGCACATATAAGTCCATTCCTTAATGGTCTATTAATCATTGTTGCTCGCTTGCTGGAGAGTTGCATGCATAATCTGAGAATCGAGAACTATGAGAAATATCATTGCAAGCAATCAAGTGATCTTGATAATGATTGTTCCATGAACCTGGAAGTGGACAATTCTACAAACGTGAAAGAATGCCCAAAAGAGATGCCTGTAGTAGACCATACGGAG GCAAGTGCGTCGATCAAGCAGTTGAAGGATCTAAGGTCTTTATGTATTAGAATTGTTTCCTCGGCTCTTAGTCACTATGAAAGTCATGACTTTGGAGAAAACTTCTGGAATACTTTTTTCGCTTCTGTGAAACCGCTGATTGACTGCTTCACACAAGAGGCTTCTAgtagtgagaaaccaagttcaTTATTTTCATGCTTCATGGCAATGAGTCGGAGTCCAACACTAGCACCACTACTGGGGGTAAATAACCTTGTGCCCgccattttttctattttaactGTGAAGACAGCATCAGGATCCATTACCTCCTATGCACTTGAGTTTATTGAGAATCTGTTGAGGTTGGATATTGATCTGGAGCAACAAGATGATCATTCAATGAAGAAAATTCTCGTTCCACATATGGATGTTCTTCTCCATAGTCTCCATGATTTTGTTAATCATCGGAAAGAGCTTCACAG GAGATCTGGGACATGGCTTGGGCAACGTGAACTTAGATTGTTTAAGTTATTGCTAAATTACATCACAGATGCCTCAGCTGCAGAGCGTGTCATAGACCTCATCCTTCCATTTTTCAGTAAGAAGGATTTGAACTCTG ATGAGTGTTTGGAAGCACTACGAGTGGTGAGGGGAATAATTCCAAATCTAAGATGCGGGGTATCTCATAAAATTCTTAGCGCACTCAACCCATTACTTGCGACTGTTGGATTGGAACTGCGGCTATGCATCTGTGATATTTACGATGGGTTATCATTACATGAGTCTTCAATGTCCTCTCTG GCTAGGTTAATGCAAGATCTGAATGCAGTTTCAACCTCAGAACTTGGCGAAGTAGATTATGACACAAGACTTGATGCATATGATAAGGTTAAGCCGCATCTGTTTCTTGGTATGAAAGAAGAGTATGTGGGTGCCGTATTATCTCATTGCGTGTATGATATGTCATCTGAAGAGTTGATTTTTCGGCAAAGTGCATCCAGAGCTCTGCAATCATTCCTGGATTTTTCTGCATCAGTTATGAACAATGAGTCCAAATACTCTATTGAAACAGCTGATATTAAACCTGGAGAGAATGATACCAGAGACATTTGCACAAAGGGCTGTATTCAACAGATATTAGAGAAAACTTACCTGCACAATATGGGAGTAGCAATGACTAAAGATATATCAATTCAAAAG GAGTGGATTATTTTACTTCGGGAGATGGTCTACAATTTTAACCATGTAGCATCCTTGACCTCATTCAGGCCTCTCTGTAGGGAGGATCTGGAAGAAGATTTTTTCCACAATATAACTCATTTACAG GCAGGTAAAAGATCAAAAGCATTGTCACTGTTCAGACAGGGAATCAAGGAACACAACTTTTCAGAG GACATCACTATGAAAGTCTTTATTCCACTATTTTTCAATATGTTTTCCGATGTGAAAGCTGGGAAGGGTGAACAAGTGAGAGATGTATGTTTGGATACACTTTCTTCTGTTGCTGCAAAAGTGCAGTGGGAGCATTATAGAACAATATTGATGAGATGCTTCCGAGAGTTGAGCCTTAAGCCTGATAAGCAGAAGATCATACTGAGGCTTATTTGTGCTGTGTTAGATGCGTTCCATTTCATGAAGCCAGCAAACGATATCTCGAGAAATTCTGATGCTATGAATGAGGATTCTGATTCTTCCCTTACGTTCTCTTCAACTACAGTATCTGCTGATAAGCAACACTACCTGCAAAAGGTAGTGTTTCCACAGGTTCAAAAGTTGTTAGGAGCAGATCCAGAGAAAGTGAACGTCAACATAAACCTTGTAGCACTTAAAATACTTAAGTTACTACCAGTGCATTATTTTGAGTCACAACTTTCGAGCATCATTCATCGAATCTGTAACTTCCTCAAGAATCGTCTTGAAAGCATACGTGATGAAGCTAGGGCAGCTTTAGCTGCTTCTCTGAAGGAACTTGGGATTGGGTATTTGCAGTTTGTGGTCAAGATATTGAGAGCTATACTGAAAAGGGGTTTTGAGTTACATGTTCTGGGCTACACACTTCATTATTTATTATCAAAAACCATAACTGCTGATATGAATGGTAGGCTTGACTACTGTTTGGAAGATTTGTTGGCTGTGGTTTACAGTGATTTGCTTGGAGATGTTGCGGAACAAAAGGAAGTTGAAAAGCTTGCCTCCAAAATGAAAGAGACAAAGAAGAGAATGTCATTTGAGACTCTTAAGCTGATTGCTCAGAGTATTACATTCCAGACACATAATCTGAAGCTAATCTCACCTTCATATCTTCAGAAGCGACTTACTCCAAAATTGAAAACGAAACTTGAGTTGATGCTACATAATATAGCCTTGGGAATCGAATGCAATCCATCTACTGAAACATCAAACTTATTTATCTTTGTGTATCGGCTTATCGAGGATACTATTACAGGAAGTGAATCTGAATGCAAAGCGAATATGGAATCTGGTCCTGGTCAAGTAAATACTCTAAAAAGGAACTTCCCTGGACTAGGTGAGAGTGGAGCGCAAAATTCTCATATACTTACCAAGTTTGCACTTGCCTTATTGCGTTGTCGTCTGAAGAGCATCAAGCTAGAAAAGGGCGATGAGCAACTTTTGTCGATGTTGGATCCCTTTGTTAACCTTTTGAGAAAATGTCTGAATTCCAAATATGAAAGTGTTCTCTCAGTTGCTTTTAGATGTCTTGCCTTGTTGGTGAAACTTCCTTTGCCATCTCTCAGGGACAATGCAAATCCTATAAAAAATGTACTTATGGACATTGCACAGAGAGCTGGAAATGCCAACAGTCATTTGGTCACGTCTTGTTTGAAGCTACTTGCTGATCTACTTAGATGGTTCAGGATTTCACTTTCAGGTGATCAGCTCCAGATGATTGTTCATTTCCCTATGTTTGTTGATCTTCGGACAAATCCTTCCCCTGTCGCATTATCGCTTCTGAAGGCAATAGTCAGAAGAAAGTTGGTTTCCCATGAAATTTATGATATTGTAGTTAAGATAGGAGAGTTGATGGTAACAACGCTAACTGAATCTATACGCCAGCAATGCATTCAAATTCTGCTCcaattttttctaaattatccACTTTCTGAGAAGCGCTTACAGCAACATATTGACTTTTTCCTGGCAAATCTAAG TTATGAGCATCCATCAGGAAGAGAAGCGGTGCTTGAAATGCTCCATGATATTCTTACCAGATTTCCCCAGAGGATTATTGATGACCAGGGTCAaacattttttcttcatcttgtggtTGCTTTAGCGAATGAACAACACCAGAATGTATCTCCAATGATCCTTAGAGCGATCCAAAAGCTGTTAGGACGCATTGGTGATCAAGGAAAGAGTTCCATTTTTGAGTATTCGCTTTCATGGTACACTGGTGAAAAACAAAGTTTGTGGAGCGCTTCAGCTCAG GTCATTGGTTTACTTCTTTGTGATCGTACATTACAAACTGGCAAACACCTTAAAAGTATTGTGGCTGTTGCTAAGAAAATAATGGAATCTTCTGTCATTGCTTCTGGAGTAATACAATTAGATGTAACTGATGAAACTGTCCTGCCATTGTGGAAAGAGGCTTACCACTCCGTTGCCATGATGGAGAGGTTACTTCTGCGCTTTCCAGAGTTGTATTTTGAGCAAAACATGGAG GAAATATGGATAATAGTATGCAAGTTGCTGATCCATCCTCATTCAATGCTGCGCAATTTGTCCAGCTCTCTGGTAGCATCATATTTCTCTACAGTAGAGAGGAGGAAACGTGAGGAGAAATTGGATGTCAAATTATGTTTGCTAGTTCAACCCAGCAGACTATTCATAATAGCTGTTTCTTTCTTGAAACAATTGAGGACGGAGCTGAGTGATGCTACAGCAAATAATCTGATCGTACAGAATCTTGCATACTCGGTCTGCAACTTGCATATGTTGATTAGGCGATCAACCTCATCGCATCAGTTTTGGTCTAGCTTTAGTTCTTCTGATCGTGGTGTCTTCCTTGAGGGTTTTGAATTGCTCGGTTCAAGTAAAGCAAAGAACACGTTTCTCCTTTGCACTTCAACATCTACTGATCTAGCTGGATCTAGCCTTGACAGAAGCGAAGAGCCTACATCTTTGTTAGTTTCTTCTGTCCTAAAGAGGATGGGAAAAATTGCAATGCAGATGCAGGATACACAG ATGAAGATCGTGTTCAATTGCTTCAGTATGATTTCATCCGCTCTCGGCTCTGAAGAATCTCTAACCTATGCTATTCACCTCTTGGCCCCGCTGTATAAAGTTTCTGAAGGATTTGCTGGGAAAGTCATTAGTG ATGAAGTCAAGCAACTGGCCGAGGGTGTCCGGGACAAACTACGTGATCGAATTGGTGTCGAGAAATTTGTCGAAGCTTACAACAGCGTCCGAAAGGGCCTCAAGCAGAAGCGGGAGAGCAGAAAGCAGGCACAGAAGATTATCGCAGCCGTCGACCCTGCACGGCACGCAAAGCGGAAGCTGCGTGCCGCGGCCAAGCACCAGGAGCACAAGAGGCGGAAGATAATGGCAATGAAGATGGGGAGGTGGATGAGGTAG